A window from Montipora capricornis isolate CH-2021 chromosome 7, ASM3666992v2, whole genome shotgun sequence encodes these proteins:
- the LOC138055541 gene encoding trichohyalin-like, with the protein MEGKTDKYSVATWRKSKKEKKNDNKRKYYQNNQEKLAEKARERMKRLRENRKLHGVLSLKGRGNAATRASSKGRISREKRADEVRAKKIERKRGEEQRKEHKRRQTKERVRKFREKRKLANDTRPEWEGDCATPSAFPSRMSKKRARDKVTPTLPKSPRKKAEVVQTLANSPSTRRLLEKQGFLQSSVDKRDTEAMKSIATDLADGLAKVKGAKSTDQRAAYGVARSLAFGASVKKNRQQSRVSKLVGIKRQQVSKGISKREKVLKGDEACWIMTKRKVRMDAVKDEEKRLIYDYWTHQASRPTGSKRDKMRQRVRKGEYVEHAKHVLEKTQTECFQEFQQLHPQIKIKQRKFEEMKPFFVKGARDRDRQSCLCRKHVECKMLFDSCMKFRKSPERSNEEQVPHFNFLSEVVDSTLCEKEEVAPHHRLECIMRKYDDCGVKKLKLSRDEESRDVVVKWKRYDYVTVQDKNGEERRKIALINKETPVNEMFKYFLELLDEYTYHSFMAKWQKDEFDNLLCSLPLNHVICVHDFSENYICRSQDEIQSQYFDPNKVSIHVTILYRHANLQTDGKESSEEDPSIIKEHIFALSDDNTQDYHFVHHVQDLILHYLREENHLTVEKIHEFTDGCAGQYKSKHTFGDLSCCLADFGCQIDRHFFETSHAKGEQDAAGANVKQRATLAVLQRKVTIGNAKDLYNYLSENFQLPTSSSGGITLKKRVYIYIPTDGEGSVPRKRQGRSFQAIKGIRKIHSVQTMPTQCKVFTRLRSCVCDQCKLGNSEACVNSAYVDKWQETEITRDGQVAVTRQNQDAADADRVNGITDLVEAGSIVAIAAADDAYYDYYLLKVTSSGAVSLEHDTIDDYGAAYQKGTLVLKGSFFLRDNIIDMTYKLDKKKAIVHANTVRAICGELVLIRRQRKELYKLSPAQENHV; encoded by the coding sequence ATGGAGGGTAAAACAGATAAATATTCAGTAGCCACGTGGAGAAAGagtaagaaagaaaagaagaatgatAACAAGAGGAAATACTACCAAAATAATCAAGAAAAGCTTGCTGAAAAGGCCAGAGAACGAATGAAGCGGCTACGTGAAAATCGTAAGCTACACGGTGTATTAAGTTTGAAAGGTCGTGGAAACGCGGCAACACGTGCTTCATCAAAGGGAAGAATTTCACGTGAAAAAAGAGCAGATGAAGTCCGCGCtaagaaaattgaaagaaaaagaggaGAGGAACAGAGAAAAGAACATAAAAGAAGGCAAACAAAAGAGCGAGTTCGCAAATTTCGGGAGAAAAGAAAACTTGCCAATGATACAAGACCGGAATGGGAAGGAGATTGTGCAACTCCATCGGCATTTCCGTCACGAATGTCTAAGAAAAGGGCTAGGGACAAGGTCACCCCCACGTTACCGAAATCACCCCGGAAAAAAGCAGAGGTAGTCCAAACTTTGGCAAACAGTCCGAGCACAAGAAGACTTTTAGAAAAACAAGGTTTTCTTCAGTCATCTGTGGACAAGCGGGATACAGAGGCCATGAAGAGTATAGCGACAGACTTAGCAGATGGGCTGGCAAAGGTTAAAGGAGCCAAATCAACCGACCAAAGAGCTGCATATGGTGTGGCACGTTCTCTGGCATTTGGGGCCTCTGTTAAGAAAAATCGCCAACAAAGCAGAGTTTCAAAGCTGGTTGGAATAAAACGGCAGCAGGTGTCAAAGGGAATTTCTAAAAGAGAGAAAGTTTTAAAGGGAGACGAGGCTTGTTGGATCATGACAAAAAGGAAAGTCAGGATGGATGCAGTTAAAGACGAGGAAAAAAGGCTGATTTACGACTACTGGACTCATCAAGCCAGCCGTCCAACAGGGTCTAAGAGAGACAAGATGCGCCAGCGGGTGAGGAAAGGAGAATATGTGGAGCATGCAAAACACGTTCTTGAAAAGACCCAAACAGAGTGTTTCCAGGAATTTCAGCAGCTTCATCcacaaataaaaattaaacaacgGAAATTTGAAGAAATGAAGCCATTTTTCGTGAAAGGGGCCCGTGACAGAGACAGACAGTCATGTCTATGCAGGAAGCATGTCGAATGTAAAATGTTATTTGATAGCTGTATGAAGTTTCGGAAGTCCCCAGAACGTAGTAACGAAGAACAAGTTCctcatttcaattttttgagTGAAGTTGTTGACTCAACTCTctgtgaaaaagaagaagtGGCTCCCCACCATCGTCTGGAGTGCATAATGCGAAAGTATGATGATTGTGGCGTTAAGAAGCTAAAATTATCAAGGGATGAAGAATCAAGAGATGTTGTGGTGAAGTGGAAGAGATATGATTATGTGACTGTACAGGACAAGAATGGAGAAGAACGAAGAAAAATTGCACTGATAAACAAGGAAACACCAGTGAATGAAATGTTTAAGTACTTTTTGGAACTGCTCGATGAATACACCTACCATTCTTTCATGGCTAAGTGGCAAAAAGATGAATTTGACAACCTTTTATGCAGTCTCCCCCTAAATCATGTCATCTGCGTTCACGACTTTTCTGAAAACTATATATGCCGTTCACAAGATGAAATCCAGTCACAGTATTTCGACCCCAACAAAGTTTCCATTCATGTTACCATTCTCTACCGTCATGCAAATCTCCAAACCGATGGAAAGGAAAGTTCTGAGGAAGACCCCTCCATCAtcaaggaacacatttttgccTTATCGGATGACAACACACAAGACTACCATTTTGTTCACCATGTACAAGACCTCATTCTACACTACCTCAGAGAAGAAAATCATTTAACTGTGGAGAAAATCCATGAATTCACTGATGGCTGTGCTGGACAATACAAGTCTAAGCACACCTTTGGCGACCTTTCTTGCTGTCTCGCCGATTTCGGATGCCAGATCGACCGCCACTTTTTTGAAACATCTCATGCTAAGGGAGAGCAAGATGCGGCCGGTGCTAATGTAAAGCAGCGAGCCACTCTTGCTGTACTTCAGAGAAAGGTTACCATTGGTAATGCCAAAGATTTGTACAACTATTTGTCTGAGAATTTCCAGCTGCCCACATCAAGCTCTGGAGGAATTACCCTAAAGAAGCGTGTCTACATTTACATCCCAACAGATGGGGAAGGTTCAGTTCCAAGGAAAAGACAGGGGCGTTCCTTTCAAGCTATAAAAGGCATAAGAAAGATCCACTCGGTCCAAACAATGCCAACACAGTGCAAAGTTTTCACGAGACTCCGCAGCTGTGTATGCGATCAATGTAAACTGGGCAACAGTGAAGCCTGTGTAAACTCTGCATATGTCGACAAGTGGCAGGAGACAGAGATAACTCGCGATGGCCAGGTTGCTGTGACAAGGCAGAACCAAGATGCTGCTGATGCTGACCGGGTGAATGGCATAACTGATTTGGTGGAGGCAGGAAGCATTGTAGCGATTGCAGCGGCTGATGACGCATACTATGACTACTACCTTCTAAAAGTAACCAGTTCTGGAGCAGTGTCCTTAGAGCATGATACCATTGACGACTATGGTGCTGCTTATCAGAAGGGAACACTTGTTCTTAAAGGCAGCTTTTTCCTTAGAGACAACATTATAGACATGACTTATAAATTAGACAAAAAGAAGGCCATAGTGCATGCAAACACAGTACGAGCTATCTGTGGCGAGCTTGTGCTGatcagaagacaaagaaaagaatTGTACAAACTCTCACCTGCTCAGGAAAATCATGTCTGA
- the LOC138058160 gene encoding uncharacterized protein isoform X1, translating to MKMSFYNEEVVDHSCSCKAGQGICNHKVALIYQAAHYSLLKIDAVPEVPSKTSMPQEWHKPRSAGIHPEAVDNLIVRKPELKSEGGPKCKKRAIDGVESNLYNPIQNYPNPEFIREFLARAKTDYKETQFATLFSEGELEYVECNYGTVPKGCVVSYQQPTIRENSKFLSIDQRDTLPVLPAKLLDPLCSHVLPRSQANVLDSLKVSLEQASNVERETKDQSQNPFWHELRKRRLTASKFKQICSRKSDYEGLVTQLKKKTVQTAAMKYGLEHESEAAQSYVNTRFVNVYRTGFVINPGCPFLGASPDFLVYDPTRNEVFGLLEIKCPQCESCRDAKYLKIVNGQLKLKKTHEYYFQVMGQMAITGLKWCDFMVFCKNDWHIETIYFDEEFFADMYNKLTLFYYNYYLPSL from the exons ATGAAG ATGTCGTTTTACAATGAGGAAGTGGTGGATCATTCCTGCTCATGTAAGGCTGGGCAGGGAATATGTAACCATAAGGTGGCACTGATATACCAGGCAGCCCATTACAGCCTCCTTAAAATTGATGCTGTCCCAGAGGTACCATCCAAGACATCTATGCCACAGGAATGGCACAAGCCCCGTTCAGCTGGAATCCATCCTGAAGCTGTTGATAATCTTATTGTTAGAAAACCCGAATTAAAATCAGAGGGAGGTCCTAAATGTAAGAAGCGTGCCATAGATGGTGTAGAGAGTAATTTGTATAACCCTATACAAAACTACCCCAACCCAGAATTTATAAGGGAATTTCTAGCAAGGGCTAAAACTGACTACAAAGAAACACAGTTTGCTACATTGTTTAGCGAGGGTGAATTAGAGTATGTCGAGTGCAACTATGGCACTGTACCGAAGGGATGTGTTGTGTCTTATCAACAACCTACTATTAGGGAAAACAGTAAGTTTTTATCCATAGATCAGAGGGATACCCTACCTGTCCTACCAGCAAAGCTGCTTGATCCCTTATGTAGCCATGTTCTTCCACGCTCACAGGCTAATGTACTTGATTCATTAAAGGTATCATTAGAGCAGGCATCCAACGTTGAGCGGGAAACAAAAGACCAATCTCAAAATCCATTTTGGCATGAGCTGAGAAAGCGGCGGCTCACTGCCTcaaaatttaagcaaatttGTTCAAGAAAAAGTGATTATGAGGGTCTGGTAACTCAgcttaaaaagaaaactgttcaGACTGCTGCCATGAAGTATGGCCTTGAACATGAAAGTGAGGCAGCACAGTCATATGTCAACACCAGGTTTGTCAATGTATACCGAACAGGATTTGTTATTAATCCAGGCTGTCCCTTTTTAGGAGCAAGCCCTGATTTTCTTGTTTATGACCCAACACGCAATGAGGTATTTGGATTGCTTGAAATTAAGTGTCCCCAGTGTGAGTCATGCAGAGATGCCAAGTATTTAAAGATTGTCAATGGTCAACTCAAACTAAAGAAAACCCATGAGTATTACTTTCAGGTAATGGGGCAGATGGCCATCACCGGGCTCAAATGGTGTGACTTCATGGTATTTTGTAAGAATGATTGGCACATTGAAACCATTTACTTTGATGAAGAGTTCTTTGCCGACATGTACAATAAGCTAACTCTGTTTTATTACAACTATTATCTTCCATCATTGTAA
- the LOC138058160 gene encoding uncharacterized protein isoform X2, which translates to MSFYNEEVVDHSCSCKAGQGICNHKVALIYQAAHYSLLKIDAVPEVPSKTSMPQEWHKPRSAGIHPEAVDNLIVRKPELKSEGGPKCKKRAIDGVESNLYNPIQNYPNPEFIREFLARAKTDYKETQFATLFSEGELEYVECNYGTVPKGCVVSYQQPTIRENSKFLSIDQRDTLPVLPAKLLDPLCSHVLPRSQANVLDSLKVSLEQASNVERETKDQSQNPFWHELRKRRLTASKFKQICSRKSDYEGLVTQLKKKTVQTAAMKYGLEHESEAAQSYVNTRFVNVYRTGFVINPGCPFLGASPDFLVYDPTRNEVFGLLEIKCPQCESCRDAKYLKIVNGQLKLKKTHEYYFQVMGQMAITGLKWCDFMVFCKNDWHIETIYFDEEFFADMYNKLTLFYYNYYLPSL; encoded by the coding sequence ATGTCGTTTTACAATGAGGAAGTGGTGGATCATTCCTGCTCATGTAAGGCTGGGCAGGGAATATGTAACCATAAGGTGGCACTGATATACCAGGCAGCCCATTACAGCCTCCTTAAAATTGATGCTGTCCCAGAGGTACCATCCAAGACATCTATGCCACAGGAATGGCACAAGCCCCGTTCAGCTGGAATCCATCCTGAAGCTGTTGATAATCTTATTGTTAGAAAACCCGAATTAAAATCAGAGGGAGGTCCTAAATGTAAGAAGCGTGCCATAGATGGTGTAGAGAGTAATTTGTATAACCCTATACAAAACTACCCCAACCCAGAATTTATAAGGGAATTTCTAGCAAGGGCTAAAACTGACTACAAAGAAACACAGTTTGCTACATTGTTTAGCGAGGGTGAATTAGAGTATGTCGAGTGCAACTATGGCACTGTACCGAAGGGATGTGTTGTGTCTTATCAACAACCTACTATTAGGGAAAACAGTAAGTTTTTATCCATAGATCAGAGGGATACCCTACCTGTCCTACCAGCAAAGCTGCTTGATCCCTTATGTAGCCATGTTCTTCCACGCTCACAGGCTAATGTACTTGATTCATTAAAGGTATCATTAGAGCAGGCATCCAACGTTGAGCGGGAAACAAAAGACCAATCTCAAAATCCATTTTGGCATGAGCTGAGAAAGCGGCGGCTCACTGCCTcaaaatttaagcaaatttGTTCAAGAAAAAGTGATTATGAGGGTCTGGTAACTCAgcttaaaaagaaaactgttcaGACTGCTGCCATGAAGTATGGCCTTGAACATGAAAGTGAGGCAGCACAGTCATATGTCAACACCAGGTTTGTCAATGTATACCGAACAGGATTTGTTATTAATCCAGGCTGTCCCTTTTTAGGAGCAAGCCCTGATTTTCTTGTTTATGACCCAACACGCAATGAGGTATTTGGATTGCTTGAAATTAAGTGTCCCCAGTGTGAGTCATGCAGAGATGCCAAGTATTTAAAGATTGTCAATGGTCAACTCAAACTAAAGAAAACCCATGAGTATTACTTTCAGGTAATGGGGCAGATGGCCATCACCGGGCTCAAATGGTGTGACTTCATGGTATTTTGTAAGAATGATTGGCACATTGAAACCATTTACTTTGATGAAGAGTTCTTTGCCGACATGTACAATAAGCTAACTCTGTTTTATTACAACTATTATCTTCCATCATTGTAA
- the LOC138055542 gene encoding uncharacterized protein, translated as MLQAARKEIERLEQELDRKNNISQFGLRRFMYDDEMIRFYTGFSSSNVLWSFIDVIKPSAEKMRTWSQVQRGRAKKPGEGIINEVFINMKKQSLAIEDQLFMWLCKVKLGLFDQDLAVRFNVSISTVSRMIITWSNFLYFTMGCLPLWSSRSQIRKTMPNSFKDSFSNVRVIIDCTEMKVQTPSSLVLHSEFYSSYKSATTFKGLVGITPSGAVSFISKLYTGSISDREIVKRCGILKLLEDGDGVMADKGFTIEDLLSPLNCSLNIPPFLSEKVQFSKEDVERTQKIAKLRIHVERAIRRVKENHLFDAVLPLSLASSINQIWSVCCMLSNFKGPLF; from the coding sequence ATGCTCCAGGCAGCTAGGAAAGAGATAGAGAGACTCGAACAGGAACTTGATAGGAAGAACAATATAAGTCAGTTTGGCCTTCGCCGATTTATGTATGATGATGAAATGATCCGGTTTTATACTGGGTTTTCAAGTAGTAATGTGTTATGGTCATTTATAGATGTGATAAAACCATCTGCTGAAAAAATGAGAACGTGGTCTCAAGTTCAACGTGGCAGGGCTAAAAAGCCTGGTGAAGGGATAATTAATGAAGTAtttataaacatgaaaaaacagTCCCTTGCTATAGAAGATCAACTGTTCATGTGGTTGTGTAAGGTCAAGCTAGGCTTATTTGATCAAGATTTGGCTGTCAGATTCAATGTGTCAATTTCTACTGTAAGTAGAATGATTATAACCTGGTCAAacttcctttattttacaatgggATGTTTACCACTATGGTCGAGTAGATCACAGATTAGAAAAACAATGCCAAATAGTTTTAAAGATAGTTTCAGCAATGTGCGTGTGATCATAGATTGCACAGAAATGAAGGTTCAGACACCTTCCTCTCTTGTGCTTCATTCTGAGTTTTACTCTAGTTACAAAAGTGCAACCACCTTCAAAGGTCTTGTTGGTATTACCCCCAGTGGTGCAGTGTCATTCATCTCCAAACTCTACACGGGATCTATAAGTGACAGGGAGATAGTGAAAAGGTGTGgaattttaaagctgttagagGATGGAGATGGGGTTATGGCAGACAAAGGTTTCACTATAGAAGACCTTTTATCTCCTTTAAACTGTTCTCTCAACATTCCACCATTTCTGAGTGAAAAGGTTCAGTTTTCCAAGGAAGATGTAGAAAGGACTCAAAAAATAGCGAAGCTAAGGATCCATGTAGAGAGGGCAATTCGTAGAGTCAAGGAAAACCATTTATTTGATGCTGTACTTCCACTGTCATTAGCCTCTTCAATTAATCAAATATGGTCGGTCTGTTGTATGCTATCAAACTTTAAAGGACCTCTATTTTAA